In one window of Candidatus Paceibacterota bacterium DNA:
- a CDS encoding methyltransferase domain-containing protein: MSFQANSQGTGGFLNPQEIIENIDIIKEGMKVADFGSGAGYFSILLARKVGKDGEVFAIDVLKESLEVVESKAKSEGFENVKTIRGNLENKGGSGLKEGFCDIIFIANLLFQTEDDKAVIEEVKRVLKKNGMVVFLEWIPGIPFGPEGKKIKKDEAINLFKEQGLVLKKEFPTDNYHYGLIFEK, from the coding sequence ATGAGTTTTCAAGCTAATTCGCAAGGGACAGGAGGATTTTTAAATCCCCAAGAAATTATTGAAAATATTGATATTATAAAAGAAGGAATGAAAGTTGCTGATTTTGGAAGCGGGGCTGGATATTTTTCAATTTTATTAGCAAGGAAAGTGGGTAAGGACGGAGAGGTTTTTGCCATAGACGTTTTGAAAGAATCCCTTGAGGTAGTTGAATCTAAGGCAAAATCAGAAGGTTTTGAAAATGTTAAAACAATAAGAGGTAATCTTGAGAATAAAGGAGGGTCTGGTCTTAAAGAGGGTTTTTGTGATATAATTTTTATAGCAAATCTTTTATTCCAAACAGAAGACGATAAAGCTGTAATTGAGGAGGTAAAGAGAGTACTTAAGAAAAATGGGATGGTAGTTTTTTTAGAATGGATTCCGGGGATTCCTTTCGGTCCCGAAGGAAAAAAAATAAAGAAAGATGAAGCAATAAATTTATTTAAAGAACAGGGGCTTGTTCTTAAAAAAGAATTTCCAACAGATAATTATCATTACGGTTTAATTTTTGAAAAATAA
- the gyrA gene encoding DNA gyrase subunit A, whose product MSIEKREITEEIKESYLDYAMSVIVARALPDVRDGLKPVHRKILYAMWEDGLRHNAKFRKSANVVGAVLGRYHPHGDTAVYDSLARMAQDFSLRYPLVDGQGNWGSIDGDSPAAMRYTECRMAKIGEEMLADIEKNTVDFGPNYDGARKEPIVLPSPLPQLLLNGSLGIAVGMATKIPPHNLREVCDALIYLLENEESAKTEDLFKFIKGPDFPTGGQIFDKKGIISAYEVGKGPILVRGKAEVVEAKKDLFLIVITEIPYNIQKSSLLGEMANLVKDKKINGIKNIRDESDKEGMRIVVELKKDAQPKKILNQLFKWTSLEGTFHLNMVALEEGLQPKTLSLKELMEDFLLHRKEVVRRRTEYNLKKTKERIHILIGLKKALLYIDDIISTIKKSKDRDNAKKNLISKFKFSEIQSDVILETKLQALARLEREKIKNELDEKKKLAEELKAILSKKRGIEKVVGKELEEIKEKYGDERRTELIVQKAGEFKEEDLIPEEDNILVLTENGYVKRILPSAFKAQKRGGRGVLGLALREEDKVSQFLFLSSHDQVLFFTNLGKVFKIPAYEIPASDRQGFGKGILNFLELSPGEIVTSMVNFGKQKTKYLVMATENGTIKKTESKDFEVVRRSGLRAIKLSSGNNLVFVKGMNDKDEVLIGNSNGSVIRFREKDVRSMGRNAIGVIGMRAKRESNSKIVGMEIISSSREKKENLYLLTLSKNGFAKMTDITKFRLQGRGGKGIIGMKITKKTGGLTKIFLIKNEEELVIISEKGQTIRTKIKSVSVLGRASQGVKVIKLKSGDKVVSGIVF is encoded by the coding sequence ATGTCTATCGAAAAAAGAGAAATTACAGAAGAAATTAAAGAATCTTATCTTGATTATGCAATGTCTGTTATTGTTGCAAGAGCTCTTCCTGATGTAAGAGATGGTTTAAAACCAGTGCACAGAAAAATATTATATGCCATGTGGGAAGATGGTCTTCGTCATAATGCAAAATTCAGAAAATCTGCAAATGTTGTTGGTGCAGTTCTTGGAAGATATCATCCTCATGGTGATACCGCAGTTTATGATTCACTTGCTAGAATGGCTCAGGATTTTTCTTTGCGTTACCCTTTAGTTGATGGTCAGGGGAATTGGGGAAGCATTGATGGCGATAGTCCTGCAGCTATGCGTTATACAGAATGTAGAATGGCAAAAATAGGAGAAGAAATGTTAGCTGATATTGAAAAAAATACTGTGGATTTTGGTCCTAATTATGATGGTGCAAGGAAAGAACCAATTGTTTTACCCTCACCTCTCCCACAGCTTTTATTGAATGGTTCTCTTGGTATTGCTGTTGGAATGGCGACAAAAATTCCACCACATAATCTTAGAGAAGTTTGTGATGCTCTTATTTATCTTTTAGAAAACGAAGAGAGCGCCAAGACCGAAGACCTTTTTAAATTTATTAAAGGGCCTGATTTTCCGACAGGTGGCCAAATTTTTGACAAAAAAGGGATTATTAGTGCATATGAAGTTGGCAAAGGTCCAATTTTGGTTCGTGGCAAAGCAGAGGTTGTTGAAGCAAAAAAGGATCTTTTTTTAATTGTAATTACGGAAATTCCATATAATATCCAAAAATCTTCTTTACTTGGAGAGATGGCAAATTTAGTAAAAGACAAAAAAATTAATGGTATCAAAAACATACGAGACGAATCTGATAAAGAAGGAATGAGAATAGTGGTTGAGCTTAAGAAAGATGCGCAACCAAAGAAAATCTTAAACCAGTTATTTAAATGGACTTCTCTTGAAGGGACATTTCATCTAAACATGGTTGCTCTTGAAGAGGGACTTCAGCCCAAAACACTTTCCTTAAAAGAACTAATGGAAGATTTTCTCTTACATAGAAAAGAGGTTGTAAGAAGAAGAACTGAATATAATCTTAAGAAGACAAAAGAAAGAATTCATATTCTGATAGGTCTTAAAAAAGCACTTTTATACATTGATGATATAATCAGCACAATTAAAAAGTCAAAAGACAGAGATAATGCAAAGAAGAATTTAATTTCTAAGTTTAAATTTTCCGAGATTCAATCCGATGTTATTTTAGAAACGAAATTACAGGCGTTAGCTCGTCTTGAGAGAGAAAAAATAAAAAACGAACTTGATGAAAAAAAGAAATTGGCGGAAGAGCTAAAAGCAATCTTAAGCAAAAAAAGAGGAATTGAAAAAGTTGTAGGGAAAGAATTAGAAGAGATTAAAGAAAAATATGGAGACGAAAGAAGAACGGAGTTGATTGTCCAAAAAGCTGGAGAGTTTAAAGAAGAAGATTTAATTCCAGAGGAAGACAATATTTTGGTTTTAACAGAAAATGGTTATGTAAAAAGAATATTGCCATCTGCCTTTAAAGCACAAAAAAGAGGGGGTAGAGGTGTTTTGGGGCTTGCGCTTCGCGAAGAAGATAAAGTTAGCCAGTTTTTATTTCTAAGCAGTCATGATCAGGTTTTGTTTTTTACAAACCTTGGTAAGGTTTTTAAAATTCCAGCATACGAAATACCTGCTTCAGACCGTCAAGGCTTTGGTAAAGGAATTTTAAATTTTCTTGAGCTTTCTCCTGGCGAGATAGTAACATCTATGGTAAATTTTGGAAAGCAGAAAACAAAATATTTGGTAATGGCTACAGAAAACGGCACTATTAAAAAAACAGAAAGTAAAGATTTTGAAGTTGTAAGAAGGTCTGGTCTAAGAGCAATTAAACTTTCTTCTGGCAATAATCTTGTCTTTGTAAAAGGGATGAACGACAAAGACGAAGTTTTAATTGGAAATTCAAATGGTAGTGTTATAAGATTTAGAGAAAAAGACGTAAGATCAATGGGAAGAAACGCTATAGGAGTTATTGGTATGAGAGCGAAAAGAGAGAGTAATAGCAAAATTGTAGGTATGGAGATAATTTCGTCTAGTAGGGAGAAAAAAGAAAATTTATATTTATTGACTTTAAGTAAAAATGGCTTTGCCAAAATGACAGATATTACAAAGTTCAGATTACAAGGACGAGGAGGAAAGGGAATTATAGGGATGAAAATTACTAAAAAGACCGGGGGATTGACTAAGATATTTTTAATAAAAAATGAAGAGGAGTTAGTTATTATTTCTGAGAAGGGACAAACCATAAGAACAAAAATTAAAAGCGTCTCAGTGCTTGGGAGAGCCTCTCAGGGCGTAAAAGTAATAAAATTAAAAAGCGGAGATAAGGTTGTCTCAGGTATTGTTTTTTAA